Proteins found in one Sphingobium sp. V4 genomic segment:
- a CDS encoding FAD-dependent oxidoreductase, producing MIIGAGPSGLTAADRLVSAGRRPLIVERSPHVGGLMRSLRHGRFTVDLGRKELYARIPEIDALWTGLLGDALKPYSHRIGSLFAGRILELAGQFRGPTRGMPPGLLMRGGWDLVRGWIDGAMRRPDSYERFWHQRTGRRFAQVLAQGYWEKFRGRPWRDMPVPEELADGERGGSHSFAAVAQGLRLAARGGVGRQSSWRHPALGTGQLTDQLARRVRQGGGEIRLETEVVALAPDADQSFSVTLRHRGDAIRCHVGTVISSLAPDALQSLLVPGDEHGRADPTRCVVMVYLFLDEPPRFPHAWLEVNDPMVQAGRITNYAAFGGDMVPPGMTALCVEFFLDEDDPRHGRSDGDWITLAIDECRSNRLIRPDHLIDTRIHRLTRCNAAASWREAQDRRHGAFYQRLPLYPSLFHVNRPGTDWASFAGVCAADAILAGNRRTFDARADPTRSYAASNEAATLMRSEVTCSAP from the coding sequence TTGATCATCGGCGCCGGTCCCTCCGGCCTCACCGCAGCCGACCGCCTCGTCTCGGCCGGACGACGGCCACTGATCGTCGAGCGATCCCCGCATGTCGGCGGCCTGATGCGATCCCTGCGTCACGGCCGCTTCACGGTCGACCTGGGCCGCAAGGAACTCTATGCCCGCATTCCCGAGATCGACGCACTGTGGACAGGGCTGCTCGGCGACGCCCTGAAACCCTACTCCCACCGGATCGGCAGCCTGTTCGCCGGACGGATATTGGAGCTGGCCGGCCAGTTTCGTGGCCCGACGCGCGGTATGCCGCCCGGTCTGCTGATGCGCGGGGGCTGGGATCTGGTACGCGGCTGGATCGACGGAGCGATGCGCAGGCCCGACAGCTATGAACGTTTCTGGCATCAGCGCACGGGGCGTCGCTTTGCACAGGTACTGGCGCAGGGCTATTGGGAGAAGTTTCGCGGTCGCCCGTGGCGCGACATGCCGGTTCCCGAAGAGCTGGCGGACGGCGAACGGGGCGGATCGCACAGTTTCGCGGCGGTAGCGCAGGGACTTAGGCTGGCCGCGCGAGGCGGTGTCGGCCGCCAGTCCAGCTGGCGCCATCCTGCGCTCGGCACAGGACAGTTGACCGACCAACTGGCCCGGCGGGTAAGGCAGGGCGGCGGCGAAATCCGTCTGGAGACGGAAGTCGTAGCGCTGGCGCCGGACGCGGATCAGTCCTTTTCGGTGACTTTGCGCCATCGCGGCGATGCGATACGGTGCCATGTCGGTACCGTCATTTCCAGCTTGGCGCCCGACGCGCTCCAGTCACTGCTGGTGCCCGGCGATGAACACGGACGCGCCGATCCAACCCGCTGTGTGGTCATGGTCTATCTGTTCCTCGATGAGCCGCCCCGCTTTCCCCATGCCTGGTTGGAAGTGAATGACCCGATGGTGCAGGCCGGCCGGATCACCAATTATGCGGCTTTCGGCGGAGACATGGTGCCGCCCGGGATGACCGCACTGTGCGTTGAGTTCTTCCTTGACGAGGATGATCCGAGACATGGCCGTTCCGATGGGGATTGGATCACGCTCGCCATCGACGAATGCCGCTCCAACCGGTTGATCCGGCCCGATCATCTCATCGACACGCGGATTCATCGCCTGACCCGATGCAACGCCGCCGCCAGCTGGCGCGAGGCACAGGACCGCCGACACGGTGCCTTCTACCAGCGGCTGCCCCTGTATCCGAGCCTGTTTCACGTCAATCGACCGGGAACCGACTGGGCGAGCTTTGCAGGGGTTTGCGCGGCGGACGCGATTTTGGCTGGTAACCGCAGGACCTTCGATGCGCGCGCCGACCCCACCCGCAGCTATGCGGCGAGCAATGAGGCTGCGACGCTGATGCGATCGGAGGTCACATGCAGCGCCCCCTGA
- a CDS encoding glycosyltransferase family 4 protein has protein sequence MQRPLIVIAGSLSVSLTNFRGPLIAQLVSTGYRVIACAPDTNPVVIQEILALGAEFRVVPMRRTGQNPLHDLRTLFSYIRLLRRERPKVVLAYTLKPIVYAGLALRFFHAPRFVAMMTGLGYVFGETGSSGWLQWLTARLNRAALRRAQDILVFNRDDADELLRRRMIDDRSLVTLVPGSGVDLQRFARRPLANGMPVFLLVARLLADKGIGEFVAAAAIVRASFPGARFQLLGPFDSNPAAISPAQIESWVSMGNVEYLGSTRDVRPFYAQCTTCVLPSYREGLPRTVIEAMATGRAIITTDVPGCRDTVEVGRNGFLVRARDVQDLANAMMRFCHDPSLATRMGEASYRMATDRFDVRKINRQLLDIIGHLARRSNPEDLPCVPLSAQCHRSMQ, from the coding sequence ATGCAGCGCCCCCTGATCGTCATCGCGGGGAGCCTGTCGGTTTCGCTCACCAACTTCCGCGGGCCGCTGATCGCGCAACTGGTCAGCACCGGATACCGCGTCATCGCCTGCGCGCCCGATACGAACCCAGTGGTCATCCAGGAAATCCTTGCGCTCGGCGCCGAATTCCGGGTTGTTCCGATGCGCCGGACCGGGCAGAATCCGCTGCACGACCTGCGGACGCTCTTCTCCTATATCCGCCTCCTCCGACGCGAACGCCCAAAGGTCGTTCTTGCTTACACGCTAAAGCCGATCGTTTACGCTGGACTAGCTTTGCGCTTCTTCCACGCTCCCCGCTTCGTCGCGATGATGACGGGTCTGGGCTATGTGTTCGGCGAAACCGGCAGCAGCGGATGGCTGCAATGGCTGACGGCCCGTCTCAACCGGGCGGCATTGCGCCGGGCGCAGGACATCCTCGTCTTCAATCGCGACGATGCCGATGAACTGTTGCGGCGTCGGATGATCGACGATCGATCCTTGGTGACGCTGGTTCCCGGGTCCGGCGTTGATTTGCAGCGGTTCGCCCGACGCCCCTTGGCCAACGGAATGCCTGTCTTCCTGCTCGTCGCGCGATTGCTGGCCGACAAGGGCATAGGCGAATTCGTCGCAGCAGCCGCAATCGTACGCGCCAGCTTCCCCGGCGCGCGATTCCAGTTGCTCGGCCCGTTCGACTCCAATCCGGCCGCCATATCGCCTGCCCAAATCGAAAGCTGGGTCAGCATGGGTAATGTCGAATATCTGGGCAGCACGCGCGACGTTCGCCCCTTCTACGCGCAATGCACGACCTGCGTCCTGCCCAGCTACCGGGAGGGCCTCCCCCGGACAGTGATCGAGGCAATGGCGACGGGCCGTGCGATCATCACAACCGATGTTCCAGGCTGTCGCGACACGGTGGAGGTCGGCAGAAACGGCTTTCTGGTGCGCGCGCGCGATGTTCAGGATCTGGCCAACGCGATGATGCGTTTCTGCCATGATCCTTCGCTGGCAACCCGAATGGGCGAAGCGTCGTATCGCATGGCTACCGACAGGTTCGACGTGCGAAAGATCAACCGGCAATTACTCGACATCATCGGCCACCTCGCCCGGAGAAGCAATCCGGAAGACTTGCCGTGTGTCCCCTTGTCAGCACAATGCCACAGGTCCATGCAGTGA
- the folK gene encoding 2-amino-4-hydroxy-6-hydroxymethyldihydropteridine diphosphokinase, producing MVDTRTHIYALALGSNRPLSARRTPPRLLAEATALIAMETRLRAVSPTIATPPLGPSARIFANGALLVESPLAPPAMLALLQQVENHLGRRRHRRWGARSVDIDIILWSGGRWDSRTLTIPHAAFRSRAFVLNPLHAIASGWPDPVTGLRVRHLRARLQKAKAKRATRG from the coding sequence ATGGTGGACACAAGAACCCACATCTATGCGCTGGCGCTGGGATCGAACCGGCCGCTTTCCGCCCGGCGCACGCCGCCCCGCCTGCTCGCGGAGGCGACGGCGCTGATCGCAATGGAAACCCGATTGCGAGCGGTGTCACCGACCATCGCGACGCCGCCACTCGGTCCGTCCGCCCGTATCTTCGCCAATGGGGCGCTGCTGGTGGAAAGCCCCCTCGCCCCGCCGGCAATGCTCGCCCTTCTGCAACAGGTCGAAAACCACCTGGGCCGCCGCCGCCATCGTCGCTGGGGCGCGCGCAGCGTCGACATCGACATCATCCTCTGGTCTGGCGGGCGATGGGACAGCCGGACACTGACGATTCCCCATGCCGCCTTTCGCAGTCGGGCCTTCGTTCTCAACCCGTTGCACGCCATCGCGAGCGGGTGGCCCGATCCGGTCACGGGACTGCGCGTCCGCCATCTGCGCGCGCGCCTGCAAAAAGCAAAAGCGAAACGCGCGACAAGAGGTTGA
- a CDS encoding nucleotide sugar dehydrogenase yields the protein MPMNGQERIAVIGLGYVGLPLAIAFAGAGLPVIGFDIDHRRVAALRDGHDWTGEIGVEALRTTGLVLTDRPDDLADVTFWIVTVPTPVDANHCPDLGALRAACETVGAHMRPGAAVVIESTVYPGTTEDVCGPLLEQASGLARGVDFVLGYSPERINPGDTKHGIADVVKIVAGQNMATLDRVAAIYGRIVPAGLHRAPSIAVAETAKVIENTQRDLNIALMNEVAKVCHLLDIRTSDVLAAAGTKWNFLKFHPGLVGGHCIGVDPYYLTARAQQLGYHPEVILAGRRINAGMGAYVAGQVVRTLAISGVALARGSVGILGLTFKENVPDLRNSAMVDMVRTLRDYGLNVLLHDPIADEADVGRLFGAGTTPLTMFAGLDALVLAVPHRVYDQLSSEDLRDMLNPAGMFADVRSRFDSRLFPSPIHYWSL from the coding sequence ATGCCTATGAACGGGCAGGAGCGGATCGCGGTCATTGGCCTTGGCTATGTCGGACTACCATTGGCCATTGCCTTTGCCGGCGCGGGCCTGCCGGTCATCGGTTTCGACATAGATCACCGGCGCGTCGCGGCGCTGCGCGACGGCCATGACTGGACGGGAGAGATTGGCGTCGAAGCGTTGCGGACAACCGGGCTAGTGCTGACCGACCGCCCGGACGATCTTGCCGACGTGACGTTCTGGATCGTCACGGTGCCGACGCCTGTGGACGCCAATCATTGCCCCGACCTTGGTGCGCTGCGCGCGGCCTGCGAGACCGTCGGGGCGCATATGCGGCCTGGTGCGGCGGTCGTCATCGAATCCACCGTCTATCCGGGGACGACCGAGGATGTCTGCGGTCCGCTGCTCGAGCAGGCGTCGGGGTTGGCGCGCGGCGTTGACTTCGTCCTTGGTTATAGTCCCGAACGGATCAATCCCGGCGATACGAAGCATGGGATCGCGGATGTCGTGAAAATCGTCGCAGGCCAGAACATGGCGACGCTGGACCGAGTGGCCGCCATATATGGCCGCATCGTTCCCGCCGGTCTGCACCGCGCTCCCTCCATCGCCGTCGCCGAAACCGCGAAGGTGATCGAGAATACCCAGCGCGATCTCAACATCGCGTTGATGAACGAGGTGGCGAAGGTCTGCCATCTGCTCGACATCCGCACCAGCGACGTTCTGGCCGCCGCCGGGACCAAGTGGAATTTCCTGAAATTCCATCCCGGCCTGGTCGGCGGGCACTGCATCGGTGTCGATCCCTATTATCTCACCGCAAGGGCACAGCAACTCGGCTATCATCCGGAGGTCATTCTCGCGGGCCGCCGGATCAATGCCGGCATGGGTGCCTATGTCGCCGGGCAGGTGGTTCGCACCCTGGCGATCAGCGGCGTCGCGCTAGCGCGCGGGTCGGTGGGGATACTCGGGCTGACATTCAAGGAAAATGTGCCGGACCTTCGCAACTCGGCCATGGTCGACATGGTACGGACCCTGCGGGACTATGGGCTGAATGTGTTGCTGCACGATCCGATCGCGGACGAAGCCGATGTTGGTCGGCTTTTCGGCGCCGGAACCACGCCCTTGACCATGTTTGCCGGACTGGACGCGCTGGTTCTGGCGGTGCCGCATCGCGTCTATGACCAGCTGTCGTCCGAAGATCTCCGCGACATGCTTAATCCCGCAGGGATGTTCGCGGATGTCAGGAGCCGCTTCGATTCGCGGTTGTTCCCGTCCCCGATCCACTATTGGTCCTTGTAA
- a CDS encoding uracil-DNA glycosylase, which translates to MILESPLPETEPPRDCARCPRLVALREECRAEHPDWWNAPVPAFGDPQARIAIIGLAPGRQGANRTGRPFTGDHAGTLLFSTLSRHGLVEGRYDGRPDDGLVLRGAIILNAVKCLPPQNKPVPQEIHNCRPFLADAVAALPRARTFVALGEVAHQSAVKILGGKLPKARFAHQAEHRMPDGRMLIDSYHCSRYNQNIGRLTADMLDAVFARAVELAAI; encoded by the coding sequence ATGATCCTGGAAAGCCCCCTGCCTGAAACCGAGCCGCCGCGCGACTGCGCGCGCTGCCCCCGGCTGGTCGCATTGCGCGAGGAATGCCGCGCCGAACATCCTGACTGGTGGAATGCGCCGGTGCCGGCCTTTGGCGATCCCCAGGCGCGCATCGCCATCATCGGCCTGGCGCCGGGCCGGCAGGGCGCTAACCGGACCGGACGCCCGTTCACGGGCGACCATGCCGGCACTCTGCTGTTCTCGACCTTGTCACGGCATGGACTGGTCGAAGGGCGCTATGACGGGCGCCCCGACGATGGCCTAGTCCTGCGGGGGGCGATCATCCTCAATGCGGTCAAATGCCTGCCGCCGCAGAACAAGCCGGTGCCGCAGGAAATCCATAATTGCCGCCCGTTCCTGGCGGATGCCGTCGCGGCCTTGCCTCGCGCTCGCACCTTCGTCGCGCTGGGGGAGGTCGCGCACCAGTCGGCGGTGAAGATATTGGGCGGCAAGCTGCCCAAGGCGCGCTTTGCCCATCAGGCCGAACATAGGATGCCCGATGGCCGGATGCTGATCGACAGCTATCATTGCTCCCGATATAATCAGAATATCGGCCGGCTGACGGCGGACATGCTCGATGCGGTGTTTGCCCGCGCTGTGGAACTGGCAGCGATCTAG
- a CDS encoding polysaccharide deacetylase family protein, with the protein MSAEGCLPALVISLDLEQAWGSEPQRIGPAELAAYHGARRAIPRILDLVAERNVALTWATVGLLFFDERDEMLSQLPAQRPSYADPALSAYARLNDVGRNEREDPLHFGRSLLRRIGAYPRQEIAGHSFSHYYALEDGNDPESFAADLAAASKAAASLGVELKSLVFPRNQVKEAYLPLCRSAGYESFRGTQQGGSHDGRPRRGDHLRHRAARLAETYLPLTPNAPGRPVVTAGLVNIAASHFLRPAQIRLTALDQLQRIRIRGRMRCAAQRRGICHIWWHPQNFGQDIDQNLHMLGAILDDYRRMADDFGMTSVTMAELASSCRRERSDAAGLAA; encoded by the coding sequence TTGTCTGCTGAAGGATGCCTTCCAGCGCTGGTCATCTCCCTCGACCTTGAACAGGCCTGGGGCAGCGAGCCGCAACGGATCGGCCCGGCCGAACTGGCGGCCTATCATGGTGCCCGTCGCGCGATTCCGCGCATCCTCGACCTGGTGGCGGAGCGGAATGTCGCGCTCACATGGGCGACGGTTGGCCTGTTGTTCTTCGATGAGAGGGACGAGATGCTGAGCCAACTGCCTGCCCAGCGGCCCAGCTATGCCGATCCGGCCCTTTCCGCCTATGCCCGTTTGAACGATGTCGGTCGTAACGAGCGGGAAGACCCGCTTCATTTCGGTCGGTCGCTGTTGCGGCGGATCGGGGCCTATCCTCGGCAGGAGATAGCGGGCCACAGCTTCTCGCATTATTACGCCCTTGAAGACGGTAATGACCCGGAATCTTTCGCCGCGGACCTCGCAGCGGCTTCCAAAGCGGCGGCCTCGCTGGGCGTAGAGTTGAAAAGCCTCGTCTTTCCGCGCAATCAGGTGAAGGAAGCCTATCTGCCGCTTTGCCGATCTGCAGGATATGAGAGCTTCAGGGGAACGCAGCAGGGGGGCTCCCATGACGGTCGTCCGCGACGGGGGGACCATCTGCGCCATCGCGCCGCCCGGTTGGCGGAAACTTATCTGCCGCTGACACCTAACGCGCCCGGTCGTCCGGTCGTGACGGCGGGGTTGGTGAACATCGCCGCCTCTCACTTCTTGCGCCCGGCGCAGATCCGGCTGACCGCGCTCGACCAGCTCCAGCGCATCCGGATCAGGGGCCGTATGCGGTGTGCCGCGCAGCGACGCGGAATATGCCATATCTGGTGGCATCCCCAGAATTTCGGGCAGGATATTGACCAGAACCTGCACATGTTGGGCGCAATCCTGGACGATTATCGAAGGATGGCCGATGATTTTGGCATGACCAGCGTGACGATGGCCGAACTGGCTTCCTCCTGCCGACGGGAAAGGTCCGACGCTGCGGGCTTGGCTGCGTGA
- the parE gene encoding DNA topoisomerase IV subunit B, whose amino-acid sequence MSEDLFAANTSPTQQYDASTIEVLEGLEPVRRRPGMYIGGTDERALHHLASEVLDNSMDEAVAGHATRIEVTLEAGNRLTITDNGRGIPVDPHPKFPDKSALEVILTTLHSGGKFEGKAYATSGGLHGVGISVVNALSTTTVVEVARNKELFRQSFSQGLPRTALEKVGAAPNRRGTSVSFIPDTEIFGEQKFKPARLHRLARSKAYLFAGVEIRWKCDPSLISDDTPAEAVFQFPGGLADHLKEQVGDRDCATSVFFSGNQDFPGIAGRVEWAVAWPLWSDGSYSWYCNTIPTPDGGTHEAGLRAALVKGIRAFGDLVGQKKAKDITADDIMTSSEIMLSVFIRDPQFQSQTKDRLTSPDAARLVENAVRDHFDHYLTDHMDRGKALLAYVLDRMDERLKRKQEKEVKRKTATNSRKLRLPGKLTDCSNDDPEGAEIFLVEGDSAGGSAKQARDRKTQAILPLRGKILNVASANTAKILANQEIADMILALGCGTRKDCNPDNLRYERIVIMTDADVDGAHIATLLMTFFFQEMPELVRRGHLYLAQPPLYRLVAGGKSLYAKDDAHREELLAKEFKGKKVDISRFKGLGEMNPMQLRETTMDPKTRMLIRITLPDDVEDRQQVRDLVDRLMGTNPAHRFAFIQENAAAVDEEAIDA is encoded by the coding sequence ATGTCCGAAGACCTGTTCGCCGCCAACACCTCACCCACGCAGCAATATGATGCTTCCACTATCGAGGTGCTGGAAGGACTGGAGCCGGTGCGCCGGCGTCCGGGCATGTATATCGGCGGCACGGACGAGCGCGCGCTGCACCATCTCGCCAGCGAGGTGCTGGACAACAGCATGGACGAAGCGGTCGCGGGTCACGCCACCCGGATCGAGGTGACGCTGGAAGCGGGCAACCGTCTGACCATCACCGACAATGGCCGTGGCATTCCCGTCGATCCGCATCCCAAATTCCCGGACAAGTCGGCACTGGAGGTGATCCTCACCACGCTCCATTCGGGCGGCAAGTTCGAGGGGAAGGCTTATGCCACCTCCGGCGGCCTGCATGGCGTGGGCATTTCGGTGGTCAATGCGCTTTCCACCACGACCGTGGTCGAAGTGGCGCGCAACAAGGAGCTGTTCCGCCAGAGCTTCTCGCAGGGGCTGCCCAGGACCGCGCTGGAGAAGGTCGGCGCGGCGCCCAACCGGCGCGGCACGTCGGTCAGCTTCATTCCCGACACCGAGATTTTCGGCGAACAGAAGTTCAAGCCCGCCCGCCTCCACCGCCTGGCCCGATCCAAGGCCTATCTGTTCGCGGGCGTGGAGATACGCTGGAAATGCGACCCCTCGCTCATCAGCGACGACACGCCCGCTGAGGCTGTCTTCCAGTTTCCCGGCGGCCTTGCCGACCATCTGAAGGAGCAGGTCGGCGACCGCGACTGTGCGACCAGCGTCTTTTTTTCGGGCAATCAGGATTTCCCGGGCATAGCGGGCCGGGTCGAATGGGCGGTCGCCTGGCCGCTCTGGTCGGACGGCAGCTACAGCTGGTATTGCAACACCATTCCGACGCCGGACGGCGGCACCCATGAGGCCGGCCTGCGCGCCGCGTTGGTGAAGGGCATCCGGGCGTTCGGCGATCTTGTCGGCCAGAAGAAGGCGAAGGACATCACCGCCGACGATATCATGACCTCGTCGGAGATCATGCTGTCCGTCTTCATCCGCGATCCCCAGTTCCAGAGCCAGACGAAGGATCGGCTGACCAGCCCCGATGCGGCGCGGCTGGTGGAAAATGCCGTGCGCGACCATTTCGACCATTATCTCACCGACCATATGGACCGGGGCAAGGCGCTGCTAGCCTATGTGCTGGATCGCATGGACGAGCGCCTGAAGCGCAAGCAGGAGAAGGAGGTCAAGCGCAAGACCGCCACCAACAGCCGCAAGCTGCGCCTGCCCGGCAAGCTCACCGACTGTTCCAATGATGATCCCGAAGGCGCCGAAATCTTCCTGGTCGAAGGCGATTCCGCCGGCGGTTCCGCCAAGCAGGCGCGCGATCGCAAGACCCAGGCGATCCTGCCGCTGCGCGGCAAGATCCTCAACGTTGCATCAGCGAACACCGCCAAGATACTGGCCAACCAGGAAATTGCCGACATGATCCTGGCGCTGGGCTGCGGCACGCGCAAGGACTGCAATCCCGACAATCTGCGCTATGAACGCATCGTCATCATGACCGACGCCGATGTCGATGGCGCGCATATCGCCACTTTGCTGATGACCTTCTTCTTCCAGGAAATGCCGGAACTGGTGCGGCGCGGGCATCTCTATCTGGCACAGCCCCCGCTTTACCGCCTGGTCGCGGGCGGCAAGAGCCTGTACGCCAAAGATGACGCCCATCGCGAGGAACTGCTGGCCAAGGAGTTCAAGGGCAAGAAGGTCGATATCAGCCGCTTCAAGGGTCTGGGCGAAATGAACCCGATGCAGCTGCGCGAAACCACCATGGACCCCAAGACACGGATGCTGATCCGCATCACGCTGCCCGACGATGTCGAGGACCGACAGCAGGTTCGCGACCTGGTCGACCGGCTGATGGGCACCAACCCCGCCCACCGCTTCGCCTTCATCCAGGAAAATGCCGCAGCGGTGGACGAGGAAGCGATCGACGCGTGA
- a CDS encoding DUF2306 domain-containing protein, whose translation MQIDSGTTQEFWQGGEDAPRASVRRLTIERCRIALWWLMLVAVVAVAIMNLRFLWIDVPRIMHRAVDHLEHDRFKLFLHLSTAPFILVTGAVLFRRALRERWPRLHRWGGRIYLSAVLVTAPATFLMALRETEGPLTVLSFATLSILWFGTALLAWRAALRRDHNTHGRWMVRNYALTFTNVTFRAELHLLLLLGFPLPLVYEPVRILQIIPNLIVAELIIRSRFLTAAKWSSLRLGQRKEWSITRTNSGSGTGTTANRSGS comes from the coding sequence ATGCAGATCGATTCGGGTACGACGCAGGAATTCTGGCAGGGCGGTGAAGATGCCCCGAGGGCATCGGTCAGGCGCCTTACGATCGAGCGGTGCCGGATTGCGTTGTGGTGGCTGATGCTGGTGGCGGTCGTGGCCGTCGCGATCATGAACCTGCGCTTTCTCTGGATAGATGTGCCGCGCATCATGCACCGTGCCGTCGATCATCTGGAGCATGACCGGTTCAAACTGTTCCTGCATCTGTCGACCGCACCCTTCATCCTGGTGACAGGCGCGGTGCTTTTCCGAAGGGCCTTGCGCGAACGCTGGCCCCGGCTGCATCGTTGGGGTGGGCGGATATATCTGAGCGCGGTGCTGGTGACTGCTCCGGCCACATTTCTGATGGCGCTACGGGAGACCGAGGGACCGCTGACAGTGTTGTCGTTCGCGACCCTTTCAATCCTGTGGTTCGGCACCGCGCTGCTCGCCTGGCGGGCGGCGCTGCGGCGGGACCATAATACCCATGGACGCTGGATGGTGCGCAACTACGCGCTGACATTTACGAACGTGACCTTCCGCGCGGAGTTGCATCTCCTGTTGTTGCTCGGCTTTCCGCTGCCGCTCGTCTATGAACCCGTCCGCATCCTCCAGATCATTCCCAACCTGATCGTTGCGGAACTGATCATTCGGTCGAGATTTCTCACGGCTGCGAAATGGTCCAGCCTGCGGCTGGGCCAACGGAAAGAATGGTCGATTACAAGGACCAATAGTGGATCGGGGACGGGAACAACCGCGAATCGAAGCGGCTCCTGA
- a CDS encoding serine hydrolase, whose protein sequence is MRPWSILFALILLALPMRASAQADPTYRSRAEQLVRILAAPGDEDDYFAPLFRDAVPVDRWRAVAADLRARHGQPLSLGSVRSETATAGQVEIRFERATVGFTLVISPQPPHRVIGLHIIGARTAHDSLDKVMADIAALPGSTAFAIARLTDAGPQILYGHRTDTQMATGSSFKLYILAELARAVAAREHRWSDSIPLGPKSFSGRLAAWPDKAPMTLHSLATAMIAESDNSASDTLLLALGRDRVDAMRQAAGHADPGTASPLLTTAEAFALKMPANSDLRRRFEAGSPASRRALLRESAQRLTADKVDVGSVAEMPVAIESVEWFASSRDMIALLDWLRLHGGDALPILAVNPGIAPADARRWRYLGYKGGSEPGVMAMNMLAQGRDGAWYAVSGSWNNPAARLDEARFVALMTRALNLLAGDIH, encoded by the coding sequence GTGCGTCCATGGTCGATCCTGTTCGCGCTGATTCTCCTGGCCCTTCCCATGCGCGCATCGGCCCAGGCCGATCCGACCTATCGATCCCGCGCCGAACAACTGGTTCGCATCCTCGCCGCTCCGGGTGACGAGGATGATTATTTTGCGCCCCTCTTCCGCGACGCCGTGCCGGTCGATCGCTGGCGCGCGGTCGCGGCCGATCTGCGCGCCCGGCACGGCCAGCCCCTTTCCCTCGGATCGGTCCGCAGCGAGACCGCAACGGCCGGCCAGGTCGAAATCCGATTCGAGCGAGCAACCGTGGGCTTCACCCTCGTCATCTCCCCGCAACCGCCCCATCGCGTGATCGGCCTGCACATCATCGGCGCGCGTACCGCCCATGACAGCCTGGACAAGGTGATGGCCGACATTGCCGCCCTGCCCGGCTCGACCGCCTTCGCCATCGCCAGGCTGACCGACGCAGGCCCGCAAATATTGTACGGCCATCGCACCGATACGCAGATGGCGACCGGCTCCAGCTTCAAGCTCTACATCCTCGCGGAACTGGCGCGCGCCGTCGCGGCCCGCGAACATCGCTGGAGCGACAGCATCCCGCTCGGTCCGAAGAGCTTTTCGGGTCGGCTGGCGGCGTGGCCGGACAAGGCGCCCATGACGCTGCACAGCCTCGCCACCGCAATGATCGCCGAAAGCGACAATAGCGCCAGCGACACGCTGCTGCTCGCGCTGGGCCGCGACCGGGTCGATGCCATGCGGCAAGCCGCCGGTCATGCCGATCCTGGAACGGCATCGCCGCTGCTCACCACGGCCGAAGCGTTCGCGCTCAAGATGCCCGCCAACAGCGATCTGCGCCGGCGCTTCGAGGCGGGTTCGCCCGCTTCGCGCCGCGCGTTGCTGCGAGAATCTGCCCAGCGACTGACCGCGGACAAGGTCGATGTGGGCAGCGTCGCCGAAATGCCGGTCGCGATCGAGAGCGTCGAATGGTTCGCAAGTTCCCGCGACATGATCGCCCTGCTCGACTGGCTGCGCCTTCATGGCGGCGACGCGCTGCCGATCCTGGCCGTCAATCCCGGCATTGCCCCGGCGGACGCGCGGCGCTGGCGCTATCTGGGGTACAAGGGGGGCAGCGAACCCGGCGTCATGGCGATGAACATGCTGGCGCAAGGGAGAGACGGCGCCTGGTATGCGGTCAGCGGAAGCTGGAACAACCCCGCAGCGCGGCTCGACGAGGCCAGATTCGTCGCGCTGATGACAAGGGCGCTGAACCTCTTGGCCGGGGATATTCACTGA